Within Sorghum bicolor cultivar BTx623 chromosome 2, Sorghum_bicolor_NCBIv3, whole genome shotgun sequence, the genomic segment GCCACCGGAAGCACGTCGAGGACGGGTAGGTCCATCAGCCTCATCGCCGGATTTTCAGGTAAATTCAGGTCAGGTTCAGGTCAACTCTTCTGTGTCCAAGAATTCAACATCGAAGAAAGGAAGGAGGTGGCCAGCAATGGAGGATGCGGTGGCGGCGGACGGGAAGAGCGTGCTGCAGGGGCGGTACGAGCTGGGGCGGGTGCTGGGGCACGGCAACTTCGGGCGGGTGCACGCGGCGCGGGACCTGCGCACGGGCCGCGGCGTCGCGGTCAAGGTGGTGGCCAAGGACAAGCTGGAGCGCGCGGGCATGGCGGAGCAGATCAAGCGCGAGATCGCCGCCATGAAGATGGTGTCCCACCCCAACATCGTGGAGCTGCACGAGGTGATGGCCACCCGCTCCAAGATCTACCTCGCCCTCGAGCTCGTCCGCGGCGGGGAGCTCTTCTCCCGCATCGCGCGCGCGGGGCGCGTCCGGGAGGACGTCGCGCGCCGTTACTTCCGCCAGCTCGTCTCCGCGGTCCACTTCTGCCATGGCCGCGGGGTGTACCACCGGGACCTCAAGCTCGAGAACCTGCTCCTCGACGAGGCAGGCAACCTCAAAGTGGCGGACTTCGGGCTCAGCGCGCTCGCCGGCCACGCACGCTCCGACGGGCTGCTCCACACCGCCTGCGGCACGCCATCGTACGTCGCCCCCGAGGTGCTCGGCGGGAAGGGCTACGACGGCGCCAAGGCGGACCTCTGGTCCTGCGGCGTCATCCTCTACGTGCTCCTCGTCGGCAGATTGCCGTTCCACGAGGACAACCTCATGGTCATGTACCGGAAGATGCAGCGCGGCGAGTTCCTCTGCCCGCCGTGGGTCTCAGCGGACGCCCGGAAGCTCATCGGCGACCTGCTCGACCCAAACCCGAGCACGCGCATCACCGTCGCTCGCCTCGTCGAGACGCCGTGGTACCAGAAGCCGTTGCCCGTCCTGCCGCCCCTCAACGTCAAGGAGCCCGCACCCGGGGCCGGGGCAACCCCGGACGCTCGCCGTGCCAGCGCCGACGACAAGGAAGAGCCCGAGGTGCTGAACGCGTTCCACCTCATCTCTCTCTCGGAGGGCTTCGACCTGTCCCCGCTCTTCGACCATGGCCGCGGCGTAGGGAGGTGCAGCGCGGGCGGCGTCCGTTTCGCGACGCGTGAGGCCGCCAGCAGCGTGGTCTCCCGTCTGGAGTCGTTGGTCACCACCGGCCGCGGAGCCAACATGCGCGTGACGAGGAGCGGCTCGCGGGGCGTGCGTCTGGCAGTGGCCGCGGAGATCTTCAGCGTGGCGCCGTCGGCGGTGCTCCTGGTGGACGTTAATAAGGACGGTGGCGACACGATGGAGTACCAGTCGTTCTGTAGCGAGGAGCTCCGGCCGGCGCTCAAGGACGTCGTCTGGGCCTCCGGCGAGGACACTCCGGGAGCCGCTTGATGTCGTCGCTGTCGTTCCTGCCACCATTATTGTCCTTGCCCATCCATCGCTGTTGCCTGTTGGTGTCCGTGTAGGGAGGCGTGCATTATTGTTTGGTGCCGAAGTGATGTTTGCTTGTCGTTTGCCACTCGTAGTTGATGGTTTCTCTGCCTGGTGTACCTGCTGCTGGCAGTCGGCGTTGGCGCGCGCGGGCAAACAGAATCGGCGGGAACCAGAACTCGTATCCTGAGCGCCCATACCAATACCATGTCAGCTCTGAAAGCGTGTGAGTGTGAACTGTGAAGTCCGAACTGAAGAACTGTGAAGTAGTGCGAATGTACCACGGTATCTGATGTGCTTTGGATTCACTTGTGTATAGTTTATTGGACCGACTTGTATTAAAATTCAGGGCATCTACGCCTCAACCAAGGTCTCCCACAGTCCATCTCTGTGAGAGATCGAAGCTCCGAGAAACACAGTGAGAGGAGCGCACAGAGGGAGAGAACTGAAAATAATGGCTTCAAGGCCGGTCTGAATGGGGGATCCAAAGGGATTTCCTTCTCATTAAATtatatgacacatcatcaaaTCTGCTTAGATGGCAATATACTACGCTCGTCCCGATTATCCAGACAATGAAATCCCCTTGAGGTTGTCGAGTTACATTCCATCGCGCTCGGTGGGATCTCCAGCGACGTGCGTGATTCTCCCTCTCGGCGCCACCTCCTGCGCTTCCTCCTTCCTTTTCGCGCCAACTCCCTCAATCCCCAACCCTATAAACCCACCTCCTTCCATGGCTGCAGTTTGTCGCTGCTCCGGTTCCTTAGGTGGGCGGTGGGTCTCTATGGGCAATGTTGTCACAGGAATTCAGCTTGAATTATCTAGTAGTACTATCTAATCTTCTAGTGTTACCTGCATGCAAGGTGCAAGGAGTTACCTTTAGTAATTCTAGGTTATGCTGTTTATTAAATCTTAGTAGTGATCATCGTTACCTTGTTTATCAAATCTTAGTAGTGATCATCAGTACCTTGTTTATTAAATTGTTGTCGATCATCATTCATCAGTACCTGATATTGCGATACATGTATTGGGCTTGTGAATCTGTTTTTTTCCTTGATCTTGTATTCTCTTCTCTGTCACTGTATCATTGTATGGCTGAAGTTCAGAGGGGAGATCCAGGCTGATGGCCAAGAGGCAAGGGAAGTCTTCTGTATAATTCAGTGGCAGAGGATGATGTCGCAGTGAGATGTCATTTTCAATTGGTGCTCACATTATTGTCATTTTGCATTTTCAGATGTCTGAACTTGATACATATCGCGACGACACTCATGTAAAATGAATCCAGCGAACGATTTTCGACCAATCAAACTATCCTTTTTAGGAAAGTACTTAGTCTGATACCATTTTTGGACGGACCCTAGAGACACGCGACTCCCAAACTCCTTTCGGACAGACGTTGCatgcactttttttttcttttcgtaTGCAGCCACACGAGCGATGGTAGTTTTactttcatattttttttaaaccACACGCATAACTTAGAAAACTGAGGTACATAACATAACTTTTAAGATTAACTTAGTAGTTCTAAGTTATACAATAttacttttttcttttgcgCAAAATTTATATTATTAAAACCGTTGCGAGAATAGCATTCTCTTTACGTTTCAACAGTTTTTTCAGAAATTAATCATTCAGGAACGTAGAAAAAAGGAATTTAAAAAGGGTGGAggagtaaaataaaaataacttttACACCTTATATTACACAACAACTTCCATATAGATAATGCGAAGCTACATAACAAGTTACATAATAGATTTGCATAACTTATACAACTATGATATTCAACGTCCATGTGTTTTTAATTGAAAGATATGCAAAATATATAATGTGTAAAATAATAAATTCAAATAACAAAGTTGACTAGAAGAAACACTTTAGTTAATAGTAAATACTAACATGGTTATCTAATATAATATGATAACACATGAAACTAAATGCAGTAAGTTCATAAAATAAGTTAAGATGGCATACACATAAAAACACaagttttatatatatatatatagacacacacacacacacacacacacacacaaagttAATAAATAAGTTAGTTAGCATTCTTTTGTGGACGGAGGTAGTAATTTAGAATAGAGGAAGTATATAAGTTACACAATacaacttatgtacataagttacCAAAataatatattagtgtatatacAAAGTTTTGCTTTTATAAAAGTTATTCACATAAACATAAGTTACATAGTGCAACTTAGCAGAATAAGTTAGCAACATAACTTAGCATAATAAGTTAAGAGCATAATTATATGTTAtaagttaatatacataaattgctactaaaaaataaaattcttcGAAATATATGGAATTTGGGTCTAGTTTTGTTCGCCTTGTCACGTTGAATACACCGGTGCAGACGGGATTAAAAATAGACACACCGTTTACAAATTATAGTAACTTGAAATAAA encodes:
- the LOC8060255 gene encoding putative CBL-interacting protein kinase 27, whose amino-acid sequence is MEDAVAADGKSVLQGRYELGRVLGHGNFGRVHAARDLRTGRGVAVKVVAKDKLERAGMAEQIKREIAAMKMVSHPNIVELHEVMATRSKIYLALELVRGGELFSRIARAGRVREDVARRYFRQLVSAVHFCHGRGVYHRDLKLENLLLDEAGNLKVADFGLSALAGHARSDGLLHTACGTPSYVAPEVLGGKGYDGAKADLWSCGVILYVLLVGRLPFHEDNLMVMYRKMQRGEFLCPPWVSADARKLIGDLLDPNPSTRITVARLVETPWYQKPLPVLPPLNVKEPAPGAGATPDARRASADDKEEPEVLNAFHLISLSEGFDLSPLFDHGRGVGRCSAGGVRFATREAASSVVSRLESLVTTGRGANMRVTRSGSRGVRLAVAAEIFSVAPSAVLLVDVNKDGGDTMEYQSFCSEELRPALKDVVWASGEDTPGAA